From Apium graveolens cultivar Ventura chromosome 9, ASM990537v1, whole genome shotgun sequence, the proteins below share one genomic window:
- the LOC141686389 gene encoding uncharacterized protein LOC141686389 produces MVAGGQSMDRDRTSSMGARTGSGRYLDLNLLISPPYFPDGAKGMDDFGSLSFQNHLDETPEVSKSRKVTRKEESSASTIMGIQLPLGQVYTPEHHPSFWSGVNSSFLPVFEGRAIEKSIGVDLQPPWAWSDQGPYAEATSVLLFSTAASSGFVTLKITDSSAGVYYPHFTIPPYHYASTPCQIMPNTNSVSYF; encoded by the exons ATGGTGGCTGGAGGCCAGTCCATGGACCGAGATAGAACTTCTAGTATGGGTGCTCGAACAG GCAGTGGTCGGTATCTAGATTTGAACTTGCTAATTTCTCCACCTTATTTTCCTGATGGTGCTAAAGGGATGGATGATTTTGGGAGTTTAAGTTTCCAGAATCATTTAGATGAAACCCCTGAGGTTTCAAAATCTAGG AAGGTCACTCGAAAAGAGGAGAGTTCTGCTTCTACAATAATGGGCATTCAACTGCCTCTAGGCCAAGTTTATACACCAGAGCACCACCCTTCTTTCTGGAGTGGTGTAAATTCAAGTTTTCTTCCCGTCTTTGAG GGAAGAGCAATAGAGAAGAGTATAGGAGTTGATTTGCAGCCACCCTGGGCGTGGAGTGATCAAGGACCTTATGCTGAAGCGACTTCAGTGCTACTTTTCTCGACTGCAGCATCATCAGGATTCGTTACCTTAAAGATTACTGATTCATCAGCTGGTGTTTATTATCCTCACTTCACCATCCCACCTTATCACTACGCTTCTACGCCTTGTCAAATCATGCCAAACACTAACAGCGTGTCCTATTTCTGA
- the LOC141686390 gene encoding uncharacterized protein LOC141686390: protein MIKSWISKDRDSLEFEIGVEEFLIFAEENCKDPKRIPCPCGRCVNFKKFSTKIIRGHIYDHGFTLGYVDWIWHEEKSTRSTRSSIGSTRPTSDQPIEHFVASETVEVCEAAFNSGNYDKDSYDFQRFVVDAEQPLFEGSECTKLESMLKLHNWKARFGISDTAFTKLLSSVGSILPKDNVLPPNAYEAKKTLSDLGLVYIKIHSCPNDCILYRGIHSDASQCPHCKLSHWKVRKNGQLRVNVPAKVMWYFPIIPRFKRLFKSPSTAELMTWHANQRINDDKMRHPADSPSWRNIDYRWPAFGSESRNIRLDLSADGINPHTNGLVNRYTCWPVVLVTYNLPPWLCMKRKFMMLSVLVPGPHEPGNNIDVYLQPLIDDLKKLWEEGEPNIYDAYSKSYFTLKAILLWTINDFPPYGNLSGCVNKGYKSCPICGDDTVAKYLSHTRKMCFQGHRHYLPRQHPYRRQKAAFNGQQELGNACQPLSGEEVLARQERIDFCFGKELKKSKKVECP, encoded by the coding sequence ATGATTAAGTCGTGGATATCGAAAGATAGGGATTCTTTAGAATTTGAAATTGGCGTCGAAGAATTCTTGATTTTCGCTGAAGAAAATTGTAAAGATCCTAAAAGAATTCCTTGTCCATGCGGTCGATGtgtgaattttaaaaaattctcaaCCAAAATCATAAGGGGACATATCTACGATCATGGTTTTACTTTGGGGTATgttgattggatttggcatgaaGAAAAATCTACTAGGAGTACTAGGTCTTCTATAGGTAGTACACGTCCTACTTCAGACCAACCTATAGAGCACTTTGTTGCATCAGAAActgttgaagtttgtgaagcggCTTTTAATTCGGGTAATTACGATAAGGATTCATATGATTTTCAGAGGTTTGTTGTTGATGCGGAACAACCGTTGTTTGAGGGCAGCGAGTGCACAAAGTTAGAGTCAATGTTAAAATTGCACAACTGGAAAGCTAGGTTTGGTATTAGCGACACTGCCTTTACTAAGCTGCTCTCTTCAGTTGGCTCAATCCTTCCCAAAGATAATGTGTTACCTCCTAACGCATATGAAGCGAAGAAAACTTTATCCGATTTAGGTCTAGTGTATATAAAAATTCATTCGTGTCCCAATGATTGTATACTGTATAGGGGCATACATTCTGATGCTTCTCAGTGTCCTCATTGCAAGCTGTCACATTGGAAAGTCCGGAAGAATGGCCAACTTAGGGTCAATGTTCCAGCCAAGGTCATGTGGTATTTTCCTATAATTCCAAGATTTAAACGGTTATTTAAATCTCCCTCTACTGCTGAACTCATGACTTGGCATGCAAATCAGCGAATAAATGATGACAAGATGCGACATCCGGCCGACTCTCCTTCTTGGAGGAATATCGATTACCGGTGGCCTGCCTTTGGTAGTGAATCTAGGAATATTAGGTTGGATTTATCAGCGGATGGTATCAACCCGCATACTAATGGGTTAGTCAATCGATATACATGCTGGCCAGTAGTGTTGGTAACGTACAATCTTCCTCCGTGGTTATGCATGAAAAGGAAGTTCATGATGTTGTCAGTTTTAGTTCCTGGTCCACATGAGCCGGGAAATAACATCGACGTTTATTTACAACCGTTGATTGATGATCTGAAAAAACTTTGGGAAGAAGGTGAACCAAACATTTATGACGCCTATAGTAAATCATATTTCACTCTAAAAGCAATTTTATTGTGGACTATAAATGATTTTCCACCATATGGAAACTTGTCAGGCTGCGTGAATAAGGGTTATAAGAGTTGTCCAATTTGTGGTGACGATACAGTAGCTAAATATTTAAGTCACACTAGGAAGATGTGCTTCCAAGGTCATCGCCATTATTTGCCTAGGCAGCACCCTTATAGGAGGCAGAAGGCGGCCTTTAACGGACAACAAGAGTTGGGGAATGCATGTCAACCCCTTTCCGGAGAAGAAGTGTTAGCGCGTCAGGAACGAATTGATTTTTGTTTTGGAAAAGAGTTGAAGAAGTCGAAGAAGGTGGAATGTCCATAG
- the LOC141683101 gene encoding uncharacterized protein LOC141683101, with amino-acid sequence MVPGQIVQQVRGIGRPLELISRCSQPVAPEDLLFLQETTLVRFDQVYFHCLTMAVNFWWRSEVVLGMSEHMDAYYMRRIVKSEGEEETTKSTRLREMKRSKCICSPFTNPNKNNESFKLNLEKILKQSLGKIVEVGANG; translated from the exons ATGGTGCCAGGCCAAATCGTGCAGCAAGTTCGGGGTATTGGAAGGCCACTGGAATTGATAAGCCGATGCTCACAACCAGTAGCACCGGAGGATCTATTATTTCTACAGGAAACTACATTAGTGAG GTTTGACCAAGTATATTTTCATTGTCTGACCATGGCGGTGAATTTTTGGTGGCGGTCAGAGGTAGTGTTAGGGATGTCTGAGCATATGGATGCTTATTACATGCGCAGAATAGTAAAAAG TGAGGGGGAAGAAGAGACTACAAAGAGCACCAGATTAAGGGAAATGAAGAGGAGCAAGTGTATATGTTCTCCTTTCACAAATCCTAACAAAAATAATGAAAGTTTCAAGCTTAATTTAGAAAAGATTCTGAAACAGAGTCTGGGAAAAATAGTAGAGGTTGGAGCGAATGGCTAG